The following proteins come from a genomic window of Micromonospora zamorensis:
- a CDS encoding quinone oxidoreductase family protein, with the protein MVDGDVPERMQAAALDDFGGPEVITLRKLPIPEIADDEVLIKVWSAGVGVWDVYERQGVLVPEGSALPIVPGSDGAGTVISAGSKVSNVAVGDLVYVSATTRPKGGFYAEYAAVKAQYAARVPDGVPAEHAGAMPTDALTALAGLDTVSLSTGDWLLIFGASGGQGHLAVQLAKRQGLNVIAVASGADGVALVTRLGADVSLDGHGDMTDVLARIRDAAPDGVKAILAMAGGATLDRLTEALADGGVVAFAHGVRPEPQERPGVTVRAYDGESSPRQLQRLNELIEAGPFVVHVAEKFPLGKVRDAHQRLETSYAGKLLLTVA; encoded by the coding sequence ATGGTTGACGGGGATGTGCCAGAGCGGATGCAGGCCGCGGCCCTGGACGATTTCGGTGGGCCGGAGGTGATCACCCTCCGCAAGTTGCCGATCCCCGAGATCGCCGACGACGAGGTGCTGATCAAGGTCTGGAGCGCCGGCGTGGGGGTGTGGGACGTGTACGAGCGGCAGGGCGTGCTCGTACCGGAGGGCTCTGCCCTTCCGATCGTGCCCGGCTCCGACGGTGCCGGCACCGTCATCTCGGCCGGCAGCAAGGTGTCCAACGTCGCTGTCGGCGACCTGGTCTACGTCTCCGCCACCACCCGGCCGAAGGGCGGCTTCTACGCCGAGTACGCGGCAGTCAAGGCGCAGTACGCGGCCAGGGTGCCCGATGGCGTACCGGCGGAGCACGCCGGCGCCATGCCCACCGACGCGCTGACCGCGCTGGCCGGACTCGACACCGTCAGCCTGTCGACCGGCGACTGGTTGCTGATCTTCGGCGCGAGCGGCGGTCAGGGACACCTGGCCGTGCAGCTGGCCAAACGGCAGGGACTGAACGTGATCGCCGTGGCATCCGGTGCGGACGGCGTCGCCCTGGTGACCCGGCTCGGCGCCGACGTTTCCCTCGACGGCCACGGCGACATGACCGACGTGCTGGCCCGGATTCGGGACGCGGCGCCGGACGGGGTGAAGGCCATCCTGGCGATGGCCGGCGGTGCGACCCTCGACCGGCTCACCGAGGCGCTGGCCGACGGCGGGGTCGTCGCGTTCGCCCACGGGGTGCGGCCGGAGCCGCAGGAACGGCCGGGCGTCACGGTGCGGGCCTACGACGGCGAATCGAGCCCCCGACAGTTGCAGCGCCTCAACGAACTCATCGAGGCCGGGCCTTTCGTGGTGCACGTCGCGGAGAAGTTCCCGCTGGGCAAGGTGCGGGACGCGCACCAGCGCCTGGAGACCTCCTACGCCGGCAAGCTCCTGCTGACGGTGGCCTGA
- a CDS encoding HupE/UreJ family protein, producing MVAESARTSSYSYLNSGRQLSVDGCSGSLFSGGSSARGLVFTRAVQRALANRGSRMSGRVRRTVIVAAVGIAAAVIPFLGAGTASAHGFSSTVYAKISAGDEGHIRTALELEYDLLVVSAADSADADPLFQAGTAAFEAGDATAQATALKSHASTVLAYVADRFSVTSGSAACRPTEVGDASIGEREGVPYADLLLDWTCPERGDEHEVRSGLFPDGEGYVKGTKTIVTYEIDGRSGSAALDADHPTFSTGQAWYQRFGEFFLLGAEHLLSGIDHILFLLALIAGSRRLREIVLAATSFTLAHSVTFMLAALGLVEVPAAIVEPVIALSIAVVAGWHLWGIWRRGAHAADLETAGAGHFSLDRAGWIRLGVVFCFGLVHGLGFAGALGIDEAWSWTLLWSLLVFNVGIEVVQLTIIAAVFPLLFVLRRRAPKAGLWATGVVSAGVSIMGLIWFVQRISGS from the coding sequence GTGGTGGCGGAAAGTGCGCGTACGTCTTCCTATTCCTATCTCAATTCTGGTCGCCAACTATCCGTGGATGGGTGCTCGGGCTCTTTGTTTTCCGGCGGTTCGTCGGCGCGCGGGCTGGTGTTCACCCGCGCCGTGCAACGTGCACTGGCCAACCGAGGGAGTCGCATGTCAGGGCGCGTCCGCCGTACCGTAATCGTCGCCGCTGTCGGGATCGCCGCAGCGGTGATTCCTTTTCTGGGCGCCGGAACCGCGTCCGCGCACGGCTTTTCGTCGACCGTGTACGCGAAAATCTCTGCGGGAGACGAGGGTCACATCCGCACGGCGTTGGAGCTCGAATACGACCTTCTCGTGGTGTCCGCCGCCGATTCCGCTGACGCCGATCCGCTCTTCCAGGCGGGAACGGCCGCGTTCGAGGCGGGTGACGCCACCGCCCAGGCGACGGCCCTGAAGAGCCATGCCTCGACGGTCCTCGCGTACGTCGCCGACCGCTTCTCGGTCACCTCGGGAAGTGCGGCCTGCCGACCGACCGAGGTGGGCGACGCGTCGATCGGCGAGCGCGAGGGCGTGCCGTACGCGGATCTGCTGCTGGACTGGACCTGCCCTGAGCGGGGCGACGAGCACGAGGTGCGCAGCGGTCTCTTCCCCGATGGCGAGGGTTACGTCAAGGGCACCAAGACGATCGTCACGTACGAGATCGACGGCCGGTCGGGCAGTGCGGCGCTCGACGCCGACCACCCGACCTTCTCCACCGGGCAGGCCTGGTACCAGCGGTTCGGCGAGTTCTTCCTGCTGGGCGCCGAGCATCTGCTCTCCGGGATCGACCACATCCTGTTCCTGCTGGCGTTGATCGCGGGATCGCGGCGCCTTCGCGAGATCGTGCTCGCCGCCACCAGTTTCACCCTGGCGCACTCGGTGACGTTCATGCTCGCCGCCCTCGGCCTGGTCGAGGTGCCGGCGGCGATCGTGGAGCCGGTCATCGCGTTGTCGATCGCCGTCGTCGCCGGCTGGCACCTGTGGGGGATCTGGCGGCGCGGTGCGCACGCGGCCGACCTGGAGACGGCCGGGGCCGGTCACTTCAGCCTCGACCGAGCGGGCTGGATCCGCCTCGGGGTGGTGTTCTGCTTCGGCCTGGTGCACGGTCTGGGCTTCGCCGGCGCGTTGGGCATCGACGAGGCGTGGTCGTGGACCCTGCTGTGGTCGCTGCTGGTGTTCAACGTCGGCATCGAGGTCGTTCAGTTGACGATTATCGCTGCCGTTTTCCCGCTGCTGTTCGTGCTGCGCCGCCGTGCGCCGAAAGCCGGCCTCTGGGCGACCGGGGTTGTTTCTGCGGGGGTGTCCATTATGGGATTGATCTGGTTTGTCCAGCGCATTTCTGGATCATGA
- a CDS encoding RNA polymerase sigma factor has protein sequence MPDERAAVGSSVEAVFREERGRLLASLVRRFGDLDLAEEVASEAIEAALVHWPTDGVPSRPGAWLLTTARRRAVDRLRRDRVLATRLAVLRAEAERADHAPPADADRDLPDDRLALFFTCAHPALAAQDRGALTLRFLAGLTTAEVARAFLVPPATMAQRLVRAKRKIRDARIPFRVPGDDELPGRLPTVLQAVYSVFTEGYAASSGPDLQRIDLAEEAIRLGRILRRLLPAEREVAGLLGLMLLVHARRDARTGPDGAMALLDDQDRGRWDRQMIEEGRELVVVALTGPAPGPYGVQAAIAALHDEAADVASTDWPQVVALYDVLLSLVPSPVVALNRAAAVAMRDGPEAGLALLDELADEPRLRGHHPYPAARADLLRRLGRYDEAAAAYRSALALVGTEPERVFLLRQLEAVTSP, from the coding sequence GTGCCGGACGAGAGGGCAGCAGTCGGGTCGTCGGTGGAGGCGGTGTTCCGGGAGGAACGCGGCCGACTGCTCGCCTCGCTCGTGCGCCGCTTCGGTGACCTCGACCTGGCCGAGGAGGTCGCCTCCGAGGCCATCGAGGCGGCGCTGGTGCACTGGCCGACCGACGGCGTCCCGAGCCGGCCGGGCGCCTGGCTGCTCACCACGGCGCGGCGTCGAGCCGTGGACCGGCTGCGTCGCGACCGGGTGCTGGCGACGCGGCTCGCCGTCCTCCGGGCGGAGGCCGAGCGGGCCGACCACGCCCCACCCGCGGACGCGGACCGCGATCTGCCCGACGACCGGCTGGCACTCTTTTTCACCTGCGCACACCCGGCCCTGGCCGCGCAGGACCGGGGAGCACTCACCCTGCGGTTCCTCGCCGGCCTCACCACGGCCGAGGTCGCGCGGGCCTTCCTGGTTCCACCGGCGACCATGGCCCAACGGCTGGTCCGGGCCAAGCGCAAGATCCGGGACGCCCGCATCCCGTTCCGGGTGCCCGGCGACGACGAGCTGCCCGGTCGACTGCCCACGGTGCTCCAGGCCGTCTACTCGGTCTTCACCGAGGGGTACGCCGCCAGCTCCGGCCCGGATCTGCAACGGATCGACCTGGCCGAGGAGGCCATCCGGCTGGGCCGGATCCTGCGTCGGCTGCTGCCCGCCGAGCGGGAGGTCGCCGGGTTGCTCGGCCTGATGCTGCTCGTCCATGCCCGACGTGACGCGCGTACCGGGCCGGATGGCGCCATGGCCCTTCTCGACGACCAGGATCGCGGACGCTGGGACCGCCAGATGATCGAGGAGGGGCGGGAGCTGGTGGTGGTCGCGCTGACCGGCCCGGCGCCCGGCCCGTACGGCGTGCAGGCCGCCATCGCCGCGCTGCACGACGAGGCCGCCGACGTGGCCAGCACCGACTGGCCGCAGGTGGTGGCCCTCTACGACGTCCTGCTCAGCCTGGTGCCCTCACCGGTCGTCGCGCTGAACCGGGCCGCCGCGGTGGCGATGCGGGACGGGCCGGAGGCGGGGCTCGCCCTGCTCGACGAGTTGGCCGACGAGCCGCGGCTGCGCGGCCACCATCCCTATCCGGCGGCGCGGGCCGACCTGCTGCGCCGCCTCGGCAGGTACGACGAGGCCGCGGCGGCGTACCGCAGCGCGTTGGCGCTGGTCGGCACGGAACCGGAGCGGGTGTTCCTGCTCCGCCAGCTGGAAGCCGTCACGAGCCCGTGA
- a CDS encoding sigma-70 family RNA polymerase sigma factor, which yields MRDAEEFDALYAACAGRVVGHVYALTGNRAEAEDAVAEAFMRAWQRWRTVRETDSPEAWVRRVASRIAVSSWRKAFNRVRAHRRAAVDQGVPGLNEDHVALLQALQQLSANERRAVVLHHLNDLSVAEVAAEMQAPVGTVKTYLARGRRAMAGLLTDAHQEETSHG from the coding sequence ATGCGTGATGCCGAGGAGTTCGACGCCCTCTACGCGGCCTGTGCGGGTCGGGTCGTGGGTCACGTGTACGCGCTGACCGGCAACCGCGCCGAGGCGGAGGACGCCGTCGCCGAGGCGTTCATGCGGGCCTGGCAGCGTTGGCGGACGGTGCGGGAGACGGACAGCCCGGAGGCCTGGGTCCGCCGGGTGGCCTCGCGGATCGCGGTGAGCAGCTGGCGCAAGGCCTTCAACCGGGTACGCGCCCACCGTCGGGCCGCCGTCGACCAGGGCGTGCCCGGGCTGAACGAGGACCACGTCGCCCTGTTGCAGGCGCTCCAGCAGCTCAGTGCCAACGAGCGCCGGGCCGTCGTGCTGCACCACCTCAACGATCTCAGCGTCGCCGAGGTGGCAGCGGAGATGCAGGCGCCCGTCGGAACCGTGAAGACGTACCTCGCCCGAGGTCGGAGAGCGATGGCCGGGCTGCTGACCGATGCCCACCAGGAGGAGACCTCCCATGGCTGA
- a CDS encoding HAD family hydrolase, whose product MTLPLPPGEFAAYLFDCDGTIVDSMPLHYVAWQRALGEWGCEFPEDLFYAWGGRPTADIIVALNEQQGLSMPVATVVERRESYYEELLPQLAAVPEVLAHIHDAHRRVPFAVVSGSTRASVTASLDALGLLDRFDVLVCADDYTRAKPDPQAFLLAAEHLGVAPESCLVFEDTDLGIQAATAAGMASVRVPQQRTP is encoded by the coding sequence GTGACTCTGCCTCTGCCTCCCGGTGAGTTCGCCGCGTACCTGTTCGACTGCGACGGCACGATCGTCGACTCGATGCCGCTGCACTACGTGGCCTGGCAGCGGGCTCTGGGCGAGTGGGGCTGCGAGTTCCCGGAGGACCTCTTCTACGCCTGGGGCGGCCGGCCGACGGCCGACATCATCGTCGCCCTCAACGAGCAGCAGGGTCTGAGCATGCCGGTGGCGACGGTCGTCGAGCGCCGGGAGAGCTACTACGAGGAGCTGCTGCCGCAACTCGCGGCCGTGCCAGAGGTGCTTGCGCACATCCACGACGCGCACCGGCGGGTCCCGTTCGCCGTCGTCTCGGGCAGCACCCGCGCCTCGGTCACCGCCTCCCTCGACGCGCTCGGTCTGCTGGACCGGTTCGACGTGCTGGTCTGCGCCGACGACTACACGCGGGCCAAGCCCGACCCGCAGGCATTCCTGCTCGCGGCGGAACACCTCGGCGTAGCGCCCGAGTCGTGCCTGGTCTTCGAGGACACCGACCTGGGTATCCAGGCCGCGACCGCGGCCGGCATGGCATCGGTACGCGTGCCGCAACAGCGCACGCCCTGA
- a CDS encoding purple acid phosphatase family protein: MTLKTSTRASGLVRRRLVAGVAAGFLGMGAALGSGLLATASAAESTTISSVVLGVGANETQRIVSWYSSADTAQKIQLAPTAEIVSGEFPAGAVSFDAVGAANTSTTGFNRHATISNLREKTAYSYRVGAEGSWSPTYAFKTQDFEGDYDFLFFGDPQIGSSGDRLKDQAGWEDTLKVATAANPNAELLVSAGDHVESANDEGQWTSFLAPDQLRQIPLVATIGNHDVGGKSYEQHHFTPNTDRSSAYYNGDQATRSGGDYWFIHKDVLFIDLNSNSYVNPADGSAGGDAAHVAYVTDVINKHGSEAKWKVLVYHHSIYSPASHATDTDNKQRREDFTTAFSNLGVDMVLQGHDHSYTRSYSIKNGQKENPAEKPGSADVFPGPGGVIYVTANSASGSKYYDIKKPDNTGTGIRGNGPDPLDPNKYWYNSVQNQEHVRSYVKVQVRGDKLVLANVRSGTCAAPNAAVEKGLSCVNTPDGQPVGSIVDNVTVHPFHGDGQAIQVNVPNPAPGEFGWTIDGYNGLVDLGTAQERDGTFFEATGKINPILVSDSRRSLAPWSISANVGDFQDAEKKFSGSYLGWTPYVLDGGAGAEAGAPILSSYDDQGKGLSVSSGLGAAAQGHPRGGAKLGADLDLKIPDNIAKGSYRTTLTITALSS; the protein is encoded by the coding sequence ATGACATTGAAGACCTCGACACGGGCCTCCGGGCTCGTGCGGCGGCGTCTGGTGGCCGGGGTCGCAGCCGGCTTCCTGGGAATGGGCGCGGCCCTCGGCAGTGGCCTGCTGGCCACCGCGAGTGCGGCCGAGTCCACCACGATCAGCAGCGTGGTCCTCGGCGTCGGCGCCAACGAGACCCAGCGCATCGTGAGCTGGTATTCCTCGGCCGACACCGCGCAGAAGATCCAGCTCGCCCCGACCGCCGAGATCGTCAGCGGTGAGTTCCCGGCCGGCGCCGTCAGCTTCGACGCCGTCGGTGCGGCGAACACCTCCACCACCGGCTTCAACCGGCACGCCACGATCAGCAACCTGCGGGAGAAGACGGCCTACTCGTACCGGGTCGGCGCCGAGGGCAGCTGGTCCCCGACGTACGCCTTCAAGACGCAGGACTTCGAGGGCGACTACGACTTCCTGTTCTTCGGTGACCCCCAGATCGGCTCCTCCGGCGACCGGCTGAAGGACCAGGCCGGCTGGGAGGACACCCTGAAGGTGGCCACCGCGGCCAACCCGAACGCCGAGCTGCTGGTGTCCGCCGGCGACCACGTCGAGAGCGCCAACGACGAGGGGCAGTGGACCTCGTTCCTGGCCCCCGACCAGCTGCGCCAGATCCCCCTCGTGGCCACCATCGGCAACCACGACGTCGGTGGTAAGTCGTACGAGCAGCACCACTTCACCCCGAACACCGACCGCTCGTCTGCGTACTACAACGGGGACCAGGCGACGCGGTCCGGCGGCGACTACTGGTTCATCCACAAGGACGTGCTGTTCATCGACCTGAACAGCAACAGCTACGTCAACCCGGCGGACGGCTCCGCCGGCGGCGACGCGGCGCACGTCGCGTACGTCACCGACGTCATCAACAAGCACGGCTCCGAGGCCAAGTGGAAGGTGCTGGTCTACCACCACTCCATCTACTCGCCGGCCAGCCACGCGACCGACACCGACAACAAGCAGCGGCGGGAAGACTTCACCACCGCGTTCTCCAACCTCGGCGTCGACATGGTGCTCCAGGGCCACGACCACAGCTACACCCGCAGCTACTCCATCAAGAACGGCCAGAAGGAGAACCCGGCCGAGAAGCCGGGTTCCGCCGACGTGTTTCCCGGCCCGGGTGGCGTCATCTACGTGACGGCCAACTCGGCCTCCGGCTCGAAGTACTACGACATCAAGAAGCCGGACAACACCGGCACCGGCATCCGCGGCAACGGCCCGGACCCGCTGGACCCGAACAAGTACTGGTACAACTCCGTGCAGAACCAGGAGCACGTCCGCAGCTACGTCAAGGTGCAGGTCCGCGGCGACAAGCTGGTCCTCGCGAACGTCCGCAGCGGCACCTGCGCGGCGCCGAACGCGGCGGTCGAAAAGGGCCTCTCCTGCGTCAACACCCCGGACGGCCAGCCGGTCGGCTCGATCGTCGACAACGTGACGGTGCACCCGTTCCACGGTGACGGCCAGGCCATCCAGGTCAACGTGCCGAACCCGGCTCCGGGCGAGTTCGGCTGGACGATCGACGGCTACAACGGTCTGGTCGACCTGGGTACCGCGCAGGAGCGCGACGGCACCTTCTTCGAGGCGACCGGCAAGATCAACCCGATCCTCGTGTCGGACAGCCGCCGCTCGCTCGCCCCGTGGTCGATCTCGGCCAACGTCGGCGACTTCCAGGACGCCGAGAAGAAGTTCTCCGGCTCCTACCTGGGCTGGACCCCGTACGTGCTCGACGGCGGCGCGGGCGCCGAGGCCGGGGCGCCGATCCTGTCGTCCTATGACGACCAGGGCAAGGGCCTCTCGGTCTCCAGTGGGCTCGGCGCGGCCGCGCAGGGTCACCCCCGGGGCGGCGCCAAGCTCGGCGCTGACCTGGATCTGAAGATCCCGGACAACATCGCGAAGGGTAGCTACCGCACCACCCTCACGATCACTGCCCTGAGCAGCTGA
- a CDS encoding WxL protein peptidoglycan domain-containing protein, translating into MYPSVTRWKTVLRTTALSLLAAVAAVGVGAGPASAADGNVAWTVRTASNGYGEARSSYSYNVNPGGAVEDAMVVANRGPSPLTLSVYAADGFTTDAGQLDLLTKDKKSTAVGAWVKAKAESVVIQPGKTAQVPFTIGVPDNATPGDYVGGILTALTQADQAEGINVDRRLGIRIKLRVGGELKPNLAIEDLHVTYAGSANPFGKGDATITYKVHNVGNAALSGQQAVSVSGPFGLLRVRARDIAAPPELLPGESWNVTVPVHGVAPAISLASTATLTPLLTDASGSTTSLKPVTVTAHGWALPWTLVLALVVLAAALVGAYLYRRRNRTQRKVREDARVRDAVAQALRGQEPQTS; encoded by the coding sequence ATGTATCCGTCCGTAACGCGCTGGAAGACAGTCCTTCGTACCACCGCGCTCTCCCTGCTCGCCGCCGTCGCGGCCGTCGGTGTCGGTGCCGGCCCCGCCTCGGCGGCGGACGGCAACGTCGCCTGGACGGTCCGGACGGCCTCCAACGGCTACGGCGAAGCCCGGTCCAGCTACAGCTACAACGTCAATCCCGGTGGCGCCGTCGAGGACGCCATGGTCGTGGCCAACCGCGGCCCGTCGCCGCTGACCCTGTCCGTGTACGCAGCCGACGGCTTCACGACCGACGCGGGCCAGCTCGACCTGCTCACCAAGGACAAGAAGTCCACCGCGGTCGGCGCCTGGGTGAAGGCGAAAGCCGAGAGTGTCGTGATCCAGCCTGGGAAGACGGCGCAGGTCCCCTTCACGATCGGCGTTCCGGACAACGCCACGCCCGGTGACTACGTCGGCGGCATCCTCACCGCGCTGACGCAGGCCGACCAGGCCGAGGGCATCAACGTCGACCGGCGCCTCGGCATCCGGATCAAGCTGCGGGTCGGCGGTGAGCTGAAGCCGAACCTCGCGATCGAGGACCTGCACGTGACGTACGCCGGCTCGGCCAACCCGTTCGGCAAGGGCGACGCCACCATCACCTACAAGGTGCACAACGTCGGCAACGCCGCCCTGTCCGGGCAGCAGGCGGTGTCGGTCTCGGGCCCGTTCGGGTTGCTGCGGGTACGGGCCAGGGACATCGCCGCGCCGCCGGAGCTGCTTCCGGGTGAGAGCTGGAACGTGACGGTGCCCGTGCACGGCGTCGCCCCTGCCATCTCGCTGGCCTCGACCGCGACCCTCACGCCGCTGCTCACCGACGCGTCGGGCTCCACCACCTCGCTCAAGCCGGTCACGGTCACCGCGCACGGCTGGGCCCTGCCGTGGACGTTGGTGCTGGCGCTCGTCGTCCTGGCCGCCGCGCTCGTCGGGGCGTACCTGTATCGGCGCCGCAACCGGACGCAGCGCAAGGTGCGCGAGGACGCCCGGGTGCGCGACGCCGTAGCGCAGGCGCTGCGCGGCCAGGAGCCGCAGACGTCCTGA
- a CDS encoding YciI family protein: protein MLLFMSPMVDGEVVDNGCSFEDWIRYDREMKDAGVWVSGHPLQDLTTCTTVQVGPDGERTITDGPFAETRELLGGYDVIDVPDLDAALDWAARSPGAIGSGSVQVRPIFEIDMQA from the coding sequence ATGCTGCTGTTCATGAGCCCCATGGTCGACGGTGAGGTCGTCGACAACGGGTGCAGTTTCGAGGACTGGATCCGCTACGACCGGGAGATGAAGGACGCCGGGGTCTGGGTCTCCGGGCACCCCTTGCAGGACCTGACCACCTGCACGACAGTGCAGGTGGGCCCGGACGGCGAGCGCACGATCACCGACGGGCCGTTCGCCGAGACCCGTGAGCTGCTCGGCGGGTACGACGTCATCGACGTGCCGGACCTCGACGCCGCGCTGGACTGGGCGGCCCGCAGTCCCGGGGCCATCGGCAGCGGGTCGGTCCAGGTCCGTCCGATCTTCGAGATCGACATGCAGGCCTGA
- a CDS encoding YoaK family protein, translating to MRAPSTRATAWLLVTLAAASGCIDVICLTRLNGYFASVVTGNLVHFGHALATADARSLMGAVVAVGGYAVGVAAATLPLRRTPPGWNGRTAVVTSAEAVLLLGFTVGWFACSARPGYGFGLVLLGMAAVSSGIQSVITVGAGVKGASTTYLTGSLTELVRRRIVDPHRFADVGGVGRLAGLVLGAALGTVLLRTAPTWAPALAAVLVIAVIAVAVGLTRRASAAGNHSQRR from the coding sequence GTGCGCGCTCCTTCGACGCGGGCCACGGCCTGGCTCCTGGTGACGTTGGCCGCGGCTTCCGGCTGCATCGACGTGATCTGCCTGACCAGGCTCAACGGGTACTTCGCCAGCGTGGTCACCGGCAACCTGGTGCACTTCGGCCACGCGCTCGCCACGGCGGACGCCCGCTCGTTGATGGGTGCGGTGGTGGCGGTCGGTGGTTACGCGGTGGGGGTGGCCGCCGCCACGCTGCCGCTGCGCCGCACCCCACCGGGGTGGAACGGCCGTACCGCCGTGGTGACCTCGGCCGAGGCGGTGCTGCTGCTCGGCTTCACCGTGGGTTGGTTCGCCTGCTCGGCCCGTCCCGGGTACGGCTTCGGGCTGGTGCTGCTGGGGATGGCCGCCGTGTCGAGCGGCATCCAGAGCGTGATCACCGTAGGTGCCGGCGTGAAGGGCGCGTCGACCACCTATCTGACCGGCTCGCTGACCGAGCTGGTCCGACGTCGCATCGTCGACCCGCACCGGTTCGCCGACGTGGGTGGCGTCGGCCGATTGGCCGGGCTGGTGCTCGGCGCCGCGCTCGGCACGGTGCTGCTGCGCACCGCCCCGACCTGGGCACCGGCGCTGGCGGCGGTGCTGGTGATCGCGGTGATCGCGGTCGCTGTCGGTCTGACCCGCCGCGCGAGCGCCGCCGGCAACCACAGCCAGCGGCGCTGA
- a CDS encoding low temperature requirement protein A, which translates to MGRIFDERPVRAAETHRTTMFEIFFDLVFVFALTRVITFMAGSPTALTLAQGLLLLLLLLYSWGPYTWVGNLVRADVGLVRAATLVAMAAIFVVALVLPDAWKQGPGLLDAPLALALAYVVGRAVQLVVLFWVSATNPPLRSTLRFFTVPVVLAWLPLVGGALLGGAAQTALWTVALLVDIGGARIASAFRPWQLRSVDHFTERFGLVLIIALGEALISAGAGPRTMAPVGAAVVAALLGLTSTVCLWWLYFDRLAPAARKAVSDVPDERRAGVAGDAYGIGHSPLIIGAIYVALGIEEVISQLSEESGHSDPLGWEAATALYGGAAVYLISRLVFRRLTVRVVHPTQVVAALLPLALLPIGRSLPPLAALALLTVFLIGVTWFERRVDQRDWAQPRDA; encoded by the coding sequence ATGGGGAGGATTTTCGACGAGCGTCCGGTGCGGGCTGCGGAGACGCACCGGACCACGATGTTCGAGATCTTCTTCGACCTGGTCTTCGTCTTCGCGCTCACCCGGGTCATCACGTTCATGGCCGGGTCGCCGACCGCGCTGACCCTGGCTCAGGGGCTGCTCCTCCTGCTGCTGCTGCTCTACTCCTGGGGGCCGTACACCTGGGTGGGAAACCTGGTCCGCGCGGACGTCGGCCTGGTCCGCGCGGCGACCCTGGTCGCGATGGCGGCGATCTTCGTGGTCGCGCTGGTGCTGCCGGACGCGTGGAAACAGGGTCCGGGGTTGCTGGACGCCCCGCTCGCCCTCGCCCTGGCCTACGTGGTCGGTCGGGCGGTGCAGCTCGTGGTCCTGTTCTGGGTGAGCGCGACGAACCCGCCACTGCGCTCGACGCTGCGCTTCTTCACCGTGCCGGTGGTGCTGGCGTGGCTCCCGCTGGTCGGCGGCGCGCTGCTCGGCGGCGCGGCTCAGACGGCGCTCTGGACGGTCGCGCTGCTGGTGGACATCGGCGGCGCCCGGATCGCCTCCGCCTTCCGGCCGTGGCAACTGCGCAGCGTGGACCACTTCACCGAGCGGTTCGGCCTGGTGCTCATCATCGCGTTGGGCGAAGCGCTGATCTCCGCCGGTGCGGGGCCACGGACGATGGCACCCGTCGGTGCGGCGGTGGTGGCCGCGCTGCTCGGCCTCACCAGCACTGTCTGCCTGTGGTGGCTCTACTTCGACCGGCTGGCGCCCGCCGCGAGGAAGGCCGTCAGCGATGTGCCGGATGAGCGACGGGCCGGCGTGGCTGGTGACGCGTACGGCATCGGGCACTCACCGCTGATCATCGGTGCGATCTACGTCGCGCTCGGCATCGAGGAGGTGATCAGCCAGCTCAGCGAGGAGTCCGGTCATTCCGACCCGCTGGGCTGGGAAGCGGCCACCGCGCTCTACGGTGGCGCAGCGGTCTACCTGATCAGCAGGCTCGTGTTCCGCCGGCTGACCGTGCGCGTCGTCCACCCGACGCAGGTCGTCGCCGCGCTCCTGCCTCTGGCCCTGCTGCCGATCGGCCGGTCCCTGCCTCCGCTGGCGGCGCTCGCCCTGCTGACCGTCTTCCTGATCGGGGTCACCTGGTTCGAGCGGCGGGTCGATCAACGCGACTGGGCACAGCCGCGCGACGCGTGA